The DNA region TTACAACCATCCATGTATTGTGGTCTGGGTACCTCTCAATGAGAGCTGGGGCGTTCCCAACATCCTGACCAGCAAGGAACAGCAATATCACGCCTTATCGATGTATTATTTGACCAAGTCGCTTGATTCCACCCGTCCGGTCATCTCGAATGATGGCTGGGAAATGGTACAAACGGATTTGTACAATATCCATGATTATGAATGGAGACGAGAAGTTCTGGAGGAACGATACCGTACCCGTGAAAATGCAGTGAATGTCCTGCCTGGCAGCCGGAAGCTGAGTGTAGGCGACTATCGCTACGAAGGTCAGCCCATACTGATTACCGAATTTGGCGGAATTGGTTATAAGAAAAGCGATTGGGAGGGCTGGGGTTACTCCGGAGCCGAGAACGATGAGGATTTTGCAGCCCGATTGCATGCCGTAATACAGCCATTGCTGGACTCCCCTGTCGTTGAAGGCTTTTGTTATACCCAGCTGACAGATGTGGAGCAGGAAATTAATGGTCTGCTAACGTATGACAGACAGCCGAAGATGCCGATGGAACAGATTCGGGCCATCATTACAGGACAGGGACTATTGGTCCCTGGAGAATAAGGAGGAGGACGTCTGTTGAACACAACGGAAACAAGCGATTCTTGGGAAGCAGATTATCAAGGGGAAAGAGCCATTTATCTGCGCTTTGGCTCCAGTGAGGCTGTTATGCTTCCGGAGATCGGTGGCAATTTGATCGCTTTTCGCGATCATGAACGAGGATTTCATTTCCTGCATGAGCCCTCACCCGACGAGATGGAATCATTCAAGGCAAGACCGATGATCCATGGCATCCCGGTTCTGTTTCCACCGAATCGTTATGAGGATGGACGGTTTGCCTGGAACGGAGAGACACTTCAGCTTCCGGTGAATGAAGAAGCAACTGGAAATCATTTGCACGGGTTTTTATATAATACACCCTGGGTAGTGGATGAATACGGGCATAGCCGGAAGGAAAGCCATGTATCCATATCAATTACCATTGATGAAGATCATCCGGTTTATCAACTTTTTCCATTCAGATTCAGCATCACATTACGCTATTCACTAAGTAGCGATGGGCTTATGCAGCATGTCAGAATTCGTAATCATGGAACAACCTGCATGCCGTGCCTGCTGGCTTTTCATACATCCATCAACGCCCCGTTTACCGCCGATGGCTCGGCACGGGATTACAGGCTCAAGCTGACCATTGGGGACAGATGGGAGCTGGATGAACGCATGCTGCCAACGACACATTTTCAGCCGCTGGTTCCAGAGGAAGAGCAGATGCGTGACTCCGGGGTATATCCGTTTTTTGCAGAGATGGATAACCACTATACGTCGGTATCGCAGAATGGACGGAATCGGATGGAGCTTCAGGATACGAAGAGTGGAATGACGCTGATCTATGATGTTGGAACGTCCTACAAACAATGGATGATATGGAACAATGGTGCGGAAGAAGGTTTTTTCTGCCCTGAACCCCAGATCAATCTTGTGAATGCTCCTAATCTGGATTTGCAAATTGCGGAAGCTGGATTATTCAGTATAGCGCCCGGAGAGATCTGGGAAGAAACGAGCAGATTGTATCTACGTCAAACGACATAGCGGGCCGATGTTGCTCGGCCGGCAGTTGCTTCACGAGTTAAAGGAAATGTATTTGAGTCACATGAACAATCAATAATAAAGCTGTGTTAATCAGACGTTGGTACTGAACCAACGTCTTTTTGTTTTGTCCGCATTCTGGTTGTTATGGACCAGAATGGCTTTCTGAATAAAGTTTTTTCTTAACGACATACTACTTCAAAAGAGGTGGTAAAATTTGCAGCGAATTCAGGAACAAGATCTTCACAGTATAGAAAAGCAGCTTAATGAACGTTTGGAGAAGAACTCGGACTTCATTAGCAAGACTGTGGTTATTGCCAATCAGGAGTTCAGAGCGTACTTTGTTGAAACTTTGGTTGATCTTCCAACTACATTGTCTGCTATTAACCAAGCGGCAAGCAGCAGTGAGAACGGTTCCTTAATGAATATGTTCAAGCCGCTTGAAGAACAAGCAATAATGTCGTTGGACGAACTGTGCAGCAGTCTGCTGAATGGAAAACTTGTTTTGTTCAATAGAGAAGGGCTGTCCACTGTCATGGAATCGGAGCATCCCGGTATTTCAAGGGCAGTAAGCTCTCCGGAGAGTGAAAATCCCCTTCAATCTGCGTTCGATGCATTTACAGAAGATATAAATAAAAATATCGGTTTGCTGCGAAAAAAGATGGTATCGGATCAGTTGGTGATTGAAAGAAGAGAGGCAGGAACCCAATCCACCAAGAAACTGGCCATGGTCTACCTTGAGGGAGTGGCCCGAACCAAAGTTATTGAGTCTATTCGGGATAAGCTGGAACAAAATAAGGACAAAGAGCTGACTACGGTAAGGGATCTACTCACCATATTGGGTCATTCCAAATTCGATATTACACCATCGTACATCTCGTCTGAGTTGCCAGTGGAAATAGTCCAACATTTAATGAACGGTAAAGTGGTTATTCTAATCGACCAATTTGCGTTTGCCTTTGCTTTTCCGGCTATCATAACAGATCTATGGTCAACAACGCTGGACAATAATTACCCGTATTTGTTTCAAGTATTTTTGCGAACCATACGGGCGATCGGCGCACTTCTGGCCATCACGCTTCCGGGCCTATATATCGTGCTTAATTCGGTGAATCCGGAATTGTTGCGAATCCAATTAGCCATCACGGTAGCTAAGAGCAGGGAAGGAGTTCCTTATCCTTCGTTGATCGAAATGTTACTGGTTATGCTGTTGCTGGAAATGATTATTGAAGCCACCATTCGACTCCCCAAAAACATCGGACCTACCATAACCATGATTGGTGGTATTCTCTTGGACAAGCCATTGTTCAGGCCAAACTCGTTAGTAATCTATTAATTATCATTCTGGTTGCTTCTGCAATTGCGAACTTTGTACTGGCGGGGTACATGAATACGACCGGGATTCGAATGTACAAATACGTTGTGATGCTCATCAGTGCCTTTTTCGGGATATGGGGCCTTGAGGCTGCGATGATCTGGATCATATTGTATTTGGCTTCGTTAAATAATTGCTCTGTACCTTACTTAAGTTTAAGTGTGAAAGGGAAGGTTTCAGATGAATAAAACTCAGATTCTAACCCTGTTTGTTCTGCTTCATCTTGCCTCCATCTTTTCCATTTTTCCCGAACGCATCATCTCTGCGACATCAAAAGGGCACTGGATAGCCATTCTGATCCTCTTCTTGGTAGAGCTGGTGGTTCTTTGGTTTTACTTAAAAGCTTTGTCTCAGTTCCCGGGGAAAACAGTGGTGGACATCTGTAATGACTCACTGGGCAAGTGGGGAACGAGACTCATCGTTCTGCCGCTGCTCGTTTTCCTATATATCGATTTGTTTTTGCTAATGTATTTTCAGGCAGGTGAAATTAAAGCCGTACTACTTCAGAGAACACCGCCAGCAGCAACGGAGGCTCTCTTCATCGTTCTCTGTTTCTATGCTGTGTGGAAGGGCCTCGGTGTAATGATTCGGGCTAGCATCGGATTGTGTATCCTGTTGATGCCATTCATCTTTTTCTCCATGCTGATCAGTATCCAAAATTTCAGAGCAAGCTTCATTTTTCCAATATGGGATAGCGAGATGTCGTTTTTCTCCCACAAGGATTTTTATGTTTGTACGGTAATTTCAGCTGGATTTCTGTTCCTTGGCATGATTCCCTCCAAGCAACACATTCGTTTTGGTAAAGCTGCTGCTGCGGTCGGTATCATTTTTGTATTCGCTTTGGCTTCTGTCTATGTTCCGCTTCTTGTATTCGGACAGGAAACCGTAGTGCATTTGCAATATCCCATGTTGATGGCATCGGATACCATTGATCTGGAGTGGGTTGTATTTGATTGGCTCCCCAGCTTTTACGTAGTAGCTTCCAGTGCACTGGGCATCCTGAAGGTTTCTGTTTTACTCTGGATTTTTGTATCTCTTCTACAACAGCTATTTATGCCGAAAATCAACCGAATATGGATTCTTTCCTCGGCGTGCGTTTCTTTGTATCTTATTAGTCTGTGGATACCGGATATCAACGCTTTGAATTCATATCTTTATTTTAATTCTTACTTTTGCGTTTATAGTGTTATCGGTTTTCCCGTCATTGTATTCCTCGCGGCCCAATTACGGCGAAAGAAGGTGAACACATGAGCATGCGAATCATTAAGACACTGATGATAACGCTATCCATGATCATGCTGCTTGCGGGATGTTGGGATACGAAGGATATTAACAAAGAATATCTCCCTGTCGTCATGGGCATAGGAAAAGGTAACAGGGAAAAGTACAGGATCATTCTCCAAATACCTGATGCAACAGGAAAAACCCAAATTCTGGACAAAGAGTCCAAATCCATCAGTAAAGCCATCGATTTGATACGTACCGATTCCGAAAAAAGCATTGAGTTGGTGCATCTGAGGTTGTTTCTAATCGACAAACAGGTCGCCCAGCAGGGGATTGACAATGTTATCAACTTTGCCGTGAGAGCAAACGACGTTTCGATCAAAGGACTGGTAGCGGTCATTGACGGTGATTTCGAAAAGACGATGTATCATCAGATCTCGCCAACACCTGAAATTTCTTCATATGACTTTTTTAGCCCGGAAGCCGGATGGACTCCCAATCAATCCGTCGTTAGAATATGGGAAGCCTTCCAAAGTCAAAATTCATATTCGGAAGATATGGCGATCCCGATGCTCAAAAACGGAGTTCGAACCTTGTTTACTTTTAAAGGAACAGCTGTCATGCGGGACGATCGCATGGTGGGAACACTGAATCAGGAAGAGACTCTTTTGTTTAATTTATTCAAAGGAAAATATACCGGGGGAACCATTGAAATGTCAAAGAACACAAGTGTTCTGATTGAAGACGCCAAAATCAAACATCGGACCCAGTGGTCGGAGAAAGGCCCGTCACTCCAAACGGATGTTGTTCTCAATGTAGTGATTACGGAAAGCCCTGAAGGAAAAGGCAATGCGTTAATTGAGAAAGAAATGCAGGAAGATTTGAGCCGACAATTTAATAAGACTGTAAGAAAGATTCAATCCCTGAAATCGGATGTACTGGGCGTAGGGATGATTTTCCGTCCCCAATTGTCGGAGGAAAAGCTAAAGGATTGGAAAACCAAGTGGTTTCCGAAGTTGGAACAAAAGATTAATGTTCGTGTCAACGTTCTGAACGAAATCTATTTTAAAGAGGATACACTCGATAATGAGAATCAGGGAAATTTGATAAAGCAATAACTTGTGTTATGAAGTTGCCTTATTTGGCAGATTTTTGCGTTTGAAAGTGATGAATGGGAGATAAGCCAGTCTGTTTGAAAGCTTTTGAAACCAAAGCTTCTGAGACCTCACGTTTATTAATAAGATGAAATGTGGCTGTTCTCAACATAACAACGATTACTACGAAGTAGTAAGGGGTAGGAGTATTCCTCTTTGGTAAAGGAGCGGGATCATGTCTTTCTTTAGAACACTATCGGTAAGGGCAAGGGAAGACGAACTGATGGATGATTTCTCGATGGGTGGAGAAGAGTTGAGCGAAGCGCTTAAGCACCTGAGGAGGCTGAACAAAATATTCGCTGCTCCAGGTCCAACCCGGGCAGGGGTGGAGAAGTTATGGAGATCGATTGGAAGTCCAGATCAATTGACTCTTCTTGATGTG from Paenibacillus sp. JNUCC-31 includes:
- a CDS encoding Ger(x)C family spore germination protein, whose product is MSMRIIKTLMITLSMIMLLAGCWDTKDINKEYLPVVMGIGKGNREKYRIILQIPDATGKTQILDKESKSISKAIDLIRTDSEKSIELVHLRLFLIDKQVAQQGIDNVINFAVRANDVSIKGLVAVIDGDFEKTMYHQISPTPEISSYDFFSPEAGWTPNQSVVRIWEAFQSQNSYSEDMAIPMLKNGVRTLFTFKGTAVMRDDRMVGTLNQEETLLFNLFKGKYTGGTIEMSKNTSVLIEDAKIKHRTQWSEKGPSLQTDVVLNVVITESPEGKGNALIEKEMQEDLSRQFNKTVRKIQSLKSDVLGVGMIFRPQLSEEKLKDWKTKWFPKLEQKINVRVNVLNEIYFKEDTLDNENQGNLIKQ
- a CDS encoding aldose 1-epimerase; this encodes MNTTETSDSWEADYQGERAIYLRFGSSEAVMLPEIGGNLIAFRDHERGFHFLHEPSPDEMESFKARPMIHGIPVLFPPNRYEDGRFAWNGETLQLPVNEEATGNHLHGFLYNTPWVVDEYGHSRKESHVSISITIDEDHPVYQLFPFRFSITLRYSLSSDGLMQHVRIRNHGTTCMPCLLAFHTSINAPFTADGSARDYRLKLTIGDRWELDERMLPTTHFQPLVPEEEQMRDSGVYPFFAEMDNHYTSVSQNGRNRMELQDTKSGMTLIYDVGTSYKQWMIWNNGAEEGFFCPEPQINLVNAPNLDLQIAEAGLFSIAPGEIWEETSRLYLRQTT
- a CDS encoding GerAB/ArcD/ProY family transporter; this encodes MNKTQILTLFVLLHLASIFSIFPERIISATSKGHWIAILILFLVELVVLWFYLKALSQFPGKTVVDICNDSLGKWGTRLIVLPLLVFLYIDLFLLMYFQAGEIKAVLLQRTPPAATEALFIVLCFYAVWKGLGVMIRASIGLCILLMPFIFFSMLISIQNFRASFIFPIWDSEMSFFSHKDFYVCTVISAGFLFLGMIPSKQHIRFGKAAAAVGIIFVFALASVYVPLLVFGQETVVHLQYPMLMASDTIDLEWVVFDWLPSFYVVASSALGILKVSVLLWIFVSLLQQLFMPKINRIWILSSACVSLYLISLWIPDINALNSYLYFNSYFCVYSVIGFPVIVFLAAQLRRKKVNT